From the genome of Streptomyces sp. NBC_01116, one region includes:
- a CDS encoding dipeptidase, which produces MSETPDSAVRTYTEQHRAAFLDDLAEWLRIPSVSAQPEHDGDVRRSAEWLSAKLEETGFPVTEIWETPGAPAVFAEWPSEDPDAPTVLVYGHHDVQPAAREDGWATDPFEPVIRDGRMYGRGAADDKGQVFFHTLGVRAHLAATGRTTPAVHLKLLIEGEEESGSPNFRALAERRADRLAADAVIVSDTGMWDEDTPTVCTGMRGLAECEIELYGPAQDIHSGSFGGAVPNPATEIARLVAALHDADGRVAIPGFYDGVTDLTDTERALFAELPFDEATWLRTAKSGAAAGEAGYSTLERVWARPTAEVNGIGGGYQGAGSKTIIPSSALVKISFRLVDGQDPDHVQRAVQAWAESRVPAGVRHRIAFQPATRPCLTPLDHPALQAVARAMGRAFGRKILFTREGGSGPAADLRDVLGAPVLFLGISVPSDGWHAPDEKVELDLLLKGVETTAHLWGELATALR; this is translated from the coding sequence ATGAGCGAGACCCCGGACAGCGCCGTCCGTACGTACACCGAACAGCACCGCGCAGCCTTCCTCGACGACCTCGCGGAGTGGCTGCGCATCCCTTCCGTGTCCGCGCAGCCGGAGCACGACGGGGACGTGCGGCGCAGCGCGGAGTGGCTGAGCGCCAAGCTCGAGGAGACCGGCTTCCCGGTCACCGAGATCTGGGAGACCCCCGGAGCCCCGGCGGTCTTCGCCGAGTGGCCCAGCGAGGACCCGGACGCCCCGACGGTCCTGGTCTACGGCCACCACGACGTACAGCCCGCCGCCCGCGAGGACGGCTGGGCGACCGACCCGTTCGAGCCGGTGATACGGGACGGCCGGATGTACGGACGCGGCGCGGCCGACGACAAGGGCCAGGTGTTCTTCCACACGCTCGGGGTCCGCGCCCACCTCGCCGCGACCGGCCGCACCACCCCCGCCGTCCACCTCAAGCTGCTGATCGAGGGCGAGGAGGAGTCGGGCTCCCCGAACTTCCGCGCCCTGGCCGAGCGGCGGGCGGACCGGCTCGCCGCCGACGCGGTGATCGTCTCGGACACCGGCATGTGGGACGAGGACACCCCGACCGTCTGCACCGGCATGCGCGGCCTCGCGGAGTGCGAGATCGAGCTGTACGGCCCCGCCCAGGACATCCACTCCGGATCGTTCGGCGGAGCCGTCCCCAACCCGGCCACCGAGATCGCCCGCCTCGTCGCCGCCCTCCACGACGCGGACGGCCGGGTCGCGATCCCCGGCTTCTACGACGGGGTCACCGACCTCACCGACACCGAGCGGGCCCTCTTCGCCGAGCTGCCCTTCGACGAGGCCACCTGGCTGCGCACCGCGAAGTCGGGGGCCGCGGCCGGCGAGGCCGGGTACTCCACGCTGGAGCGCGTCTGGGCCCGCCCCACCGCCGAGGTCAACGGCATCGGCGGCGGCTACCAGGGCGCCGGCAGCAAGACGATCATCCCCTCCTCGGCCCTGGTGAAGATCAGCTTCCGGCTGGTCGACGGCCAGGACCCCGACCACGTACAGCGGGCCGTCCAGGCCTGGGCCGAGTCCCGTGTCCCGGCGGGCGTACGCCACCGGATCGCCTTCCAGCCCGCCACCCGCCCCTGCCTGACCCCGCTGGACCATCCCGCCCTCCAGGCGGTGGCCCGCGCGATGGGCCGGGCCTTCGGCAGGAAGATCCTCTTCACCCGCGAAGGAGGCTCGGGCCCCGCCGCCGACCTCAGGGACGTGCTCGGCGCCCCCGTCCTCTTCCTCGGCATCTCCGTACCCTCCGACGGCTGGCACGCCCCCGACGAGAAGGTCGAGCTGGACCTTCTGCTCAAGGGTGTGGAGACGACCGCCCACCTGTGGGGCGAGCTGGCCACGGCGCTGCGCTGA
- a CDS encoding UvrD-helicase domain-containing protein, which yields MSPRITDPEQLKELLGIPFTPEQTACITAPPAPQVIVAGAGSGKTTVMAARVVWLVGTGQVAPEQVLGLTFTNKAAGELAERVRRALIAAGVTDPDVIDPDHPPGEPTISTYHAFAGRLLTEHGLRIGLEPTTRLLADATRYQLAAKVLREAPGPYPALTRSFPTLVSDLLALDGELSEHLVRPGALDRHDTELLSALEHTKLSNADLRKIPETAEARRSLLGLTERYRAAKRSRDLLDFGDQIALSAELALTRPEVGRILREEFRVVLLDEYQDTSVAQRLLLSALFGAGTESEEGGSTPTGHAVTAVGDPCQAIYGWRGASVANLDDFPEHFPGADGAPATRYSLSENRRSGGRLLQLANGLAEPLRAMHEGVEALRPAPGAERDGMVRCALLATHTEEIDWLADSLAHLVRTGTPPGEIAVLCRTAGDFPEIQAALVARDIPVEVVGLAGLLHLPEVADLVAVCEVLQDPGANASLVRLLTGPRWRIGPRDLALLGRRARLLVHRAAHAEDADADQRLADAVEGTDPAEVISLADALDTFLVVGDAADDGLPFSAEARVRFARLARELRDLRRSLADPLMDVLHRVLATTGLEVELSASPQALAARRRETLANFLDTAARFASLDGEATLLAFLGFLRTAAQYEKGLDNALPGGENTVKVLTAHKSKGLEWDVVAVPGLVTGQFPSDRARDAWTAQAQVLPHALRGDAATLPALDTHDGLDAKGIKAFKAEMKEHQHTEELRLGYVTFTRPRSLLLGSGHWWGPSQKKTRGPSAFLDALYEHCAAGHGEIEAWAEEPAEGEENPALAERDADLAWPLPLDAAALARRRAARDTVLAHLERLATGEPSYEPAPAEVPADEEPADEEPFDAEPFDDELSDADWDWDALPTERPPGTPDTAPDTSPDTTQVTPPETAQATAPPPPPHIPAARHPQEAGSTERLTPEEARTLASWDRDLDSLAGELRRARATVREVLVPAALSATQLLRLAEDPDAFARELARPMPRPPQPAARRGTRFHAWVESRYEDLPLPMLGPDELPGGDGSDAEIADERDLAELKEAFERTAYARRTPYRVETPFQITLAGRVIRGRIDAVYRTGDRYEIVDWKTTRHRTADPLQLAVYRLAWAELHDLPLDEVTATFLYVRSGETVHPQGLPGRAELERILLDEPAPEDG from the coding sequence GTGTCCCCACGCATCACCGATCCCGAGCAGCTCAAGGAGCTCCTCGGGATCCCGTTCACCCCGGAGCAGACGGCCTGCATCACCGCGCCGCCCGCCCCGCAGGTGATCGTGGCCGGAGCCGGGTCGGGCAAGACCACGGTGATGGCCGCCCGCGTGGTCTGGCTGGTGGGCACCGGACAGGTCGCGCCGGAGCAGGTCCTCGGCCTCACCTTCACCAACAAGGCGGCGGGCGAACTGGCCGAGCGCGTCCGCAGGGCGCTGATCGCCGCAGGGGTCACCGACCCCGACGTCATCGACCCGGACCATCCCCCGGGCGAGCCCACCATCTCCACGTACCACGCCTTCGCCGGCCGCCTCCTCACCGAGCACGGCCTGCGCATCGGCCTGGAGCCGACCACCCGCCTCCTCGCCGACGCCACCCGCTACCAGCTCGCCGCGAAGGTGCTGCGCGAGGCCCCGGGCCCCTACCCGGCGCTCACCCGGTCCTTCCCCACCCTGGTCAGCGACCTCCTGGCGCTCGACGGGGAGCTGTCCGAACACCTCGTACGCCCCGGCGCACTGGACCGTCACGACACCGAGCTGCTGAGCGCCCTGGAGCACACGAAGCTCAGCAACGCCGACCTCCGCAAGATCCCCGAGACCGCCGAGGCCCGCCGCTCCCTCCTCGGCCTCACCGAGCGCTACCGGGCCGCCAAGCGCAGCCGGGACCTGCTGGACTTCGGCGACCAGATCGCCCTCTCCGCCGAGCTGGCCCTGACCCGGCCCGAGGTCGGGAGGATCCTGCGCGAGGAGTTCCGGGTGGTCCTCCTCGACGAGTACCAGGACACGTCGGTGGCCCAGCGCCTGCTGCTCTCCGCGCTGTTCGGAGCCGGTACGGAGTCCGAGGAGGGAGGCTCCACGCCCACCGGCCACGCGGTGACCGCCGTGGGCGACCCCTGCCAGGCGATCTACGGCTGGCGCGGCGCGTCCGTCGCCAACCTCGACGACTTCCCCGAGCACTTCCCGGGCGCCGACGGCGCCCCCGCCACCCGCTACAGCCTCAGCGAGAACCGGCGCAGCGGCGGCCGTCTCCTCCAGCTCGCCAACGGACTCGCCGAACCTCTGCGGGCGATGCACGAGGGCGTCGAGGCGCTGCGCCCCGCCCCGGGGGCCGAGCGGGACGGCATGGTCCGCTGCGCCCTGCTGGCCACGCACACCGAGGAGATCGACTGGCTCGCCGACTCCCTCGCCCACCTCGTGCGCACCGGCACCCCGCCGGGCGAGATCGCCGTCCTGTGCCGCACCGCCGGGGACTTCCCCGAGATCCAGGCGGCGCTGGTCGCCCGGGACATCCCGGTCGAGGTCGTCGGCCTCGCCGGGCTGCTGCACCTGCCCGAGGTCGCGGACCTGGTCGCCGTCTGCGAGGTCCTCCAGGACCCGGGGGCCAACGCCTCCCTGGTCCGCCTCCTCACCGGACCGCGCTGGCGCATCGGCCCCCGCGACCTCGCGCTCCTGGGCCGCCGCGCCCGCCTCCTCGTGCACCGGGCCGCCCACGCGGAGGACGCCGACGCGGACCAGCGGCTCGCGGACGCGGTCGAGGGCACGGACCCGGCGGAGGTGATATCGCTCGCCGACGCGCTGGACACCTTCCTGGTGGTGGGGGACGCGGCCGACGACGGGCTGCCGTTCTCCGCCGAGGCCCGCGTCCGCTTCGCCCGCCTCGCCCGGGAGCTGCGCGACCTGCGCCGCTCGCTCGCGGACCCCCTGATGGACGTCCTGCACCGGGTCCTGGCCACCACCGGACTGGAGGTCGAGCTGTCCGCGTCCCCGCAGGCGCTGGCCGCCCGCCGCCGGGAGACCCTCGCCAACTTCCTGGACACCGCGGCCCGCTTCGCCTCCCTGGACGGCGAGGCGACCCTGCTCGCCTTCCTCGGCTTCCTGCGGACCGCCGCGCAGTACGAGAAGGGCCTCGACAACGCGCTGCCCGGCGGCGAGAACACCGTCAAGGTCCTCACCGCCCACAAGTCCAAGGGCCTGGAGTGGGACGTCGTCGCCGTGCCCGGACTGGTCACGGGCCAGTTCCCCAGCGACCGGGCCCGGGACGCGTGGACCGCCCAGGCCCAGGTGCTCCCGCACGCCCTGCGCGGCGACGCGGCGACGCTCCCGGCCCTGGACACGCACGACGGGCTCGACGCCAAGGGGATCAAGGCGTTCAAGGCGGAGATGAAGGAGCACCAGCACACGGAGGAACTGCGCCTCGGTTACGTCACCTTCACCCGCCCCCGCTCCCTGCTCCTCGGCTCCGGCCACTGGTGGGGTCCGTCGCAGAAGAAGACGCGCGGCCCGTCCGCCTTCCTCGACGCGCTGTACGAGCACTGCGCGGCGGGCCACGGCGAGATCGAGGCCTGGGCCGAGGAGCCCGCGGAGGGCGAGGAGAACCCGGCCCTCGCGGAACGGGACGCCGACCTGGCCTGGCCGCTCCCGCTGGACGCCGCCGCCCTGGCCCGCCGCCGCGCCGCCCGGGACACGGTCCTGGCCCACCTGGAGCGCCTGGCCACCGGTGAGCCTTCGTACGAGCCCGCGCCCGCTGAGGTACCGGCCGACGAGGAGCCGGCCGACGAGGAGCCGTTCGACGCGGAGCCGTTCGACGACGAGCTGTCCGACGCGGACTGGGACTGGGACGCGCTCCCCACCGAACGCCCCCCGGGCACACCGGACACGGCACCCGACACCTCACCCGACACGACACAGGTCACCCCACCGGAGACCGCACAGGCGACCGCCCCGCCCCCGCCCCCGCACATCCCGGCCGCCCGTCACCCCCAGGAGGCCGGTTCCACGGAACGGCTCACCCCCGAGGAGGCCCGCACCCTCGCCTCCTGGGACCGGGACCTGGACTCCCTGGCCGGGGAGCTGCGCCGCGCCCGCGCCACCGTGCGCGAGGTCCTCGTGCCCGCCGCGCTCTCCGCCACCCAGCTGCTGCGCCTGGCCGAGGACCCCGACGCCTTCGCCCGGGAGCTGGCCCGGCCCATGCCCCGCCCGCCGCAGCCCGCGGCCCGCCGGGGCACCCGGTTCCACGCCTGGGTGGAGTCGCGGTACGAGGACCTGCCGCTGCCCATGCTCGGCCCCGACGAACTGCCCGGGGGCGACGGGAGCGACGCGGAGATCGCCGACGAGCGGGACCTCGCCGAGCTGAAGGAGGCGTTCGAGCGCACCGCGTACGCCCGGCGCACGCCGTACCGGGTGGAGACCCCGTTCCAGATCACCCTGGCGGGCCGCGTGATCCGGGGCCGGATCGACGCCGTCTACCGCACGGGCGACCGGTACGAGATCGTCGACTGGAAGACCACCCGCCACCGCACCGCCGACCCGCTCCAGCTCGCCGTCTACCGGCTGGCCTGGGCCGAACTGCACGATCTGCCGCTCGACGAGGTCACCGCCACCTTCCTCTACGTACGCAGCGGGGAGACCGTCCACCCGCAGGGGCTGCCCGGCCGGGCAGAGCTGGAGCGGATCCTGCTGGACGAGCCGGCCCCCGAGGACGGATAG
- a CDS encoding ATP-dependent DNA helicase UvrD2, with protein MTAATHSTLFPQVPETPDAVLDGLDPEQREVALALHGPVCVLAGAGTGKTRAITHRIAYGVRAGIVQPATVLAVTFTNRAAGEMRGRLRQLGATGVQARTFHSAALRQLQYFWPKAVGGELPRLLERKVQLVAEAAARCQLRLDRNELRDVTSEIEWAKVTQTVPADYPAAVAKTRRDAPRDPAELSQIYSMYEQLKRDRSVIDFEDVLLLTVGILQDRSDIAEHVRGQYQHFVVDEYQDVSPLQQRLLDLWVGDRDDLCVVGDASQTIYSFTGATPDHLLNFRTRHPGATVVKLVRDYRSTPQVVHLANGLLSQARGRAADHRLELVSQRDKGPEPVYAEYSDEPTEAEGTARRIRDLIAAGVPAGEIAVLYRVNSQSEVYEQALADAGVPYQLRGAERFFERAEVREAGTALRGAARAGRNDSLLDEAEGLPSQVRAVLSTKGWTSRPPAGSGAVRDRWESLAALVRLAEDFETAKPGATLTDLVRELDERAAAQHAPTVQGVTLASLHSAKGLEWDAVFLVGLTEGMMPIAYARTDEQVEEERRLMYVGITRARVHLSLSWALSRSPGGRASRRPTRFLNGLRPGSAAPGARSGAGGGGGIDRGTGRAAAASRTSAAERRPRSPVRCRVCGRTLTDAGEMKLMRCEECPSDMDEALYGRLYDWRAAQAALLGQPDFCVFTEKTLMAIAEAVPSTEGELVVIAGVGNRKLSRFGTDVLAICAGETVDGETEESADGT; from the coding sequence GTGACAGCAGCAACGCACTCCACCCTCTTCCCGCAGGTTCCCGAGACCCCGGACGCCGTGCTCGACGGGCTCGACCCCGAGCAGCGCGAGGTGGCCCTGGCCCTGCACGGACCGGTGTGCGTGCTGGCCGGAGCCGGTACGGGCAAGACCCGCGCGATCACCCACCGCATCGCGTACGGGGTGCGGGCGGGCATCGTCCAGCCGGCCACCGTGCTCGCCGTCACCTTCACCAACCGGGCCGCCGGAGAGATGCGCGGCCGCCTGCGACAGCTCGGCGCGACCGGCGTCCAGGCACGGACCTTCCACTCCGCCGCCCTCCGACAACTTCAGTACTTCTGGCCGAAAGCAGTCGGTGGCGAGCTGCCCCGGCTGCTGGAGCGGAAGGTCCAGCTGGTCGCCGAGGCCGCCGCCCGCTGCCAGCTCCGGCTCGACCGCAACGAGCTGCGGGACGTCACCAGCGAGATCGAGTGGGCCAAGGTCACCCAGACCGTCCCCGCCGACTATCCGGCGGCGGTCGCCAAGACCCGACGCGACGCCCCCCGCGACCCGGCGGAGCTCTCCCAGATCTACTCGATGTACGAGCAGCTCAAGCGCGACCGCTCGGTGATCGACTTCGAGGACGTGCTGCTGCTCACCGTCGGCATCCTCCAGGACCGGAGCGACATCGCCGAGCACGTCCGCGGCCAGTACCAGCACTTCGTCGTCGACGAGTACCAGGACGTGAGCCCGCTCCAGCAGCGGCTGCTCGACCTCTGGGTCGGCGACCGGGACGATCTCTGCGTCGTCGGCGACGCCAGCCAGACGATCTACTCCTTCACCGGGGCCACCCCCGACCACCTGCTGAACTTCCGCACCCGCCACCCAGGGGCGACCGTGGTCAAGCTGGTGCGGGACTACCGCTCCACCCCCCAGGTCGTCCACCTCGCCAACGGCCTGCTGAGCCAGGCCCGCGGCAGGGCCGCCGACCACCGGCTGGAGCTGGTCTCACAGCGCGACAAGGGCCCCGAGCCCGTCTACGCGGAGTATTCCGACGAGCCCACCGAGGCCGAGGGCACCGCCCGGCGCATCCGCGATCTCATCGCCGCGGGCGTGCCGGCCGGCGAGATCGCCGTGCTCTACCGCGTCAACTCCCAGTCCGAGGTCTACGAGCAGGCCCTCGCGGACGCCGGGGTGCCCTACCAGCTGCGCGGCGCCGAGCGGTTCTTCGAGCGGGCCGAGGTCCGTGAGGCGGGCACCGCCCTGCGCGGCGCGGCCCGCGCCGGGCGCAACGACTCCCTCCTCGACGAGGCGGAGGGGCTGCCGTCCCAGGTGCGCGCGGTCCTCTCCACCAAGGGCTGGACCAGCCGGCCGCCCGCCGGATCGGGGGCCGTGCGCGACCGCTGGGAGTCGCTGGCCGCGCTGGTGCGCCTCGCGGAGGACTTCGAGACGGCGAAACCGGGGGCGACCCTGACCGACCTGGTCCGTGAGCTGGACGAGCGGGCGGCCGCCCAGCACGCGCCGACGGTCCAGGGGGTGACGCTGGCGTCGCTGCACTCGGCGAAGGGCCTGGAGTGGGACGCCGTGTTCCTGGTCGGCCTGACCGAGGGCATGATGCCGATCGCCTACGCCAGGACCGACGAGCAGGTCGAGGAGGAGCGGCGCCTGATGTACGTCGGGATCACCCGCGCCCGCGTCCACCTCTCCCTCTCCTGGGCGCTGTCGCGGTCGCCGGGCGGCAGGGCGAGCCGGCGGCCCACCCGGTTCCTGAACGGTCTGCGGCCCGGCTCGGCGGCTCCGGGCGCGCGGAGCGGGGCCGGCGGAGGAGGTGGCATCGACCGGGGCACCGGCCGGGCCGCGGCGGCGAGCCGCACCTCGGCGGCCGAGCGCAGGCCCAGGAGCCCGGTGCGGTGCCGGGTCTGCGGGCGCACGCTCACCGACGCGGGCGAGATGAAGCTGATGCGCTGCGAGGAGTGCCCCTCGGACATGGACGAGGCGCTGTACGGGCGGCTGTACGACTGGCGCGCCGCCCAGGCGGCCCTGCTGGGGCAGCCCGACTTCTGCGTGTTCACCGAGAAGACCCTCATGGCGATCGCCGAGGCGGTGCCGTCCACGGAGGGCGAGCTGGTCGTCATCGCCGGCGTCGGCAACCGGAAGTTGAGCCGCTTCGGCACCGACGTTCTGGCCATCTGCGCAGGTGAGACGGTTGATGGCGAGACCGAGGAGAGCGCCGACGGGACCTGA
- a CDS encoding glutaredoxin domain-containing protein, with amino-acid sequence MAGTVTMYSTTWCGYCRRLKSQMDREGIAYNEVNIEHDPESAAFVEKANGGNQTVPTLLIVAPSGTESVMTNPSLAQVKQALAA; translated from the coding sequence ATGGCGGGCACTGTGACGATGTACAGCACCACCTGGTGCGGCTACTGCCGTCGGCTGAAGAGCCAGATGGACCGCGAGGGCATCGCGTACAACGAGGTCAACATCGAGCACGACCCGGAGTCGGCCGCGTTCGTCGAGAAGGCGAATGGCGGAAACCAGACGGTCCCGACGCTGCTGATCGTGGCCCCCTCGGGCACCGAGTCGGTCATGACGAACCCGTCCCTCGCCCAGGTGAAGCAGGCGCTCGCCGCCTGA
- a CDS encoding WhiB family transcriptional regulator has translation MHIETHAPSVPLSTPISPPGSTEDSALTPLTTLTALDDAIENLGVPVPCRSYDPEVFFAESPADVEYAKSLCRTCPLVEACLAGAKDRREPWGVWGGELFVQGVVVARKRPRGRPRKNPVAA, from the coding sequence GTGCACATCGAAACGCACGCCCCGTCAGTACCGCTTTCCACCCCGATCTCGCCGCCCGGCTCCACGGAGGACTCCGCCTTGACCCCGCTCACCACGCTCACCGCGCTCGACGACGCCATCGAGAACCTCGGCGTACCCGTCCCGTGCCGTTCCTACGACCCGGAGGTCTTCTTCGCCGAGTCGCCCGCCGACGTCGAGTACGCCAAGTCCCTCTGTCGCACCTGCCCGCTCGTCGAGGCCTGCCTCGCCGGGGCGAAGGACCGCCGCGAGCCGTGGGGTGTCTGGGGCGGCGAGCTCTTCGTCCAGGGTGTCGTCGTGGCCCGCAAGCGTCCGCGTGGCCGTCCGCGCAAGAACCCGGTCGCAGCGTGA
- the nudC gene encoding NAD(+) diphosphatase yields MSTFDNATADRPIGLTAPSGIDRAAHHRLDEAWLAVAWSHPTTRVFVVSGGQVLIDDTPEGGTEIVMTPAFEAPVTETHRYFLGTDEDGVSYFALQKDSLPGRMDQSARPAGLREAGLLLGPRDAGLMVHAVALENWQRLHRFCSRCGERTVIAAAGHIRRCQACGAEHYPRTDPAVIMLVTDDRDRALLGRQVHWPEGRFSTLAGFVEPGESIEQSVAREVYEEAGITVGEVEYIASQPWPFPSSLMLGFMARATSFDITVDGEEIEEARWFSREDLTAAFESGEVMPPFGISIAARLIELWYGKPLPRPGSVKRTA; encoded by the coding sequence GTGAGCACCTTCGACAACGCCACCGCAGACCGCCCGATCGGCCTCACCGCGCCGAGCGGCATCGACCGCGCGGCACACCACCGCCTCGACGAGGCGTGGCTGGCCGTGGCGTGGAGCCACCCGACGACCCGCGTCTTCGTCGTCTCCGGCGGGCAGGTGCTGATCGACGACACCCCCGAGGGGGGCACCGAGATCGTCATGACCCCGGCCTTCGAGGCCCCGGTCACCGAGACCCACCGGTATTTCCTCGGCACCGACGAGGACGGCGTCAGCTACTTCGCGCTCCAGAAGGACTCGCTGCCCGGCCGCATGGACCAGTCGGCCCGGCCCGCGGGACTCCGCGAGGCGGGTCTCCTCCTCGGCCCCCGGGACGCGGGCCTGATGGTGCACGCGGTGGCCCTGGAGAACTGGCAGCGGCTGCACCGCTTCTGCTCCCGATGCGGCGAGCGCACTGTCATCGCGGCGGCCGGCCACATCCGCCGCTGCCAGGCCTGCGGCGCCGAGCACTACCCGCGCACCGACCCGGCGGTCATCATGCTGGTCACCGACGACCGGGACCGGGCCCTGCTGGGCCGCCAGGTGCACTGGCCGGAGGGCCGCTTCTCCACACTCGCCGGGTTCGTCGAGCCGGGGGAGTCGATCGAGCAGTCCGTGGCCCGCGAGGTGTACGAGGAGGCCGGGATCACCGTCGGCGAGGTCGAGTACATCGCCAGCCAGCCCTGGCCGTTCCCCTCCAGCCTGATGCTCGGCTTCATGGCGCGGGCGACGTCCTTCGACATCACCGTCGACGGTGAGGAGATCGAGGAGGCCCGCTGGTTCTCCCGCGAGGACCTCACCGCCGCGTTCGAGTCCGGTGAGGTCATGCCCCCGTTCGGCATCTCCATCGCGGCCCGCCTGATCGAGCTCTGGTACGGCAAGCCGCTCCCGAGGCCCGGCAGCGTGAAGCGGACCGCCTGA
- a CDS encoding ABC1 kinase family protein, which produces MSDLPRKAVTRTAKLAALPLGFAGRATWGLGKRIGGKSAELVAREVQQRTADQLFKTLGELKGGAMKLGQALSVFESALPEEVAGPYRAALTKLQEAAPPLPARTVHEVLATRIGEDWRECFLEFEDTPAAAASIGQVHRAVWHDGREVAVKVQYPGAGEALLSDLSQLSRFARLLGPLVPGMDIKPLIKELRDRVSEELDYELEARAQQEHAAEFEGDPDVVIPQVVHQSDQVLVTEWIDGIPLSEVIAEGTEEQRDRAGQLLARFLFSGPARTGLLHADPHPGNFRLLPPAAEDAELTEDAELTEEDGGPIRSWRLGVLDFGTVDRLPGGLPRNIGDSLRLTLEGDAAGVYGLLREEGFVKESIDLDPDAVLDYLLPIIEPTQVEEFTFSRGWIREQAARIADPRSPAHQLGRQLNLPPSYVLIHRVTLSTIGVLCQLGATVRLRDELDAWLPGFLAEDAEDAEAEGTEYVEEEGEQEGEPVQA; this is translated from the coding sequence ATGTCTGATCTTCCCCGGAAGGCGGTTACGCGTACGGCCAAGCTGGCCGCGCTTCCGCTCGGCTTCGCCGGCCGTGCCACCTGGGGTCTGGGCAAGCGGATCGGCGGAAAGTCGGCCGAGCTGGTCGCCCGTGAGGTGCAGCAGCGCACGGCGGACCAGCTGTTCAAGACCCTGGGCGAGCTGAAGGGCGGGGCCATGAAGCTGGGCCAGGCCCTCTCCGTGTTCGAGTCGGCTCTGCCCGAGGAGGTCGCCGGCCCCTATCGGGCCGCGCTGACCAAGCTCCAGGAGGCCGCGCCACCGCTGCCCGCGCGCACGGTCCACGAGGTTCTCGCGACCCGGATCGGGGAGGACTGGCGGGAGTGTTTCCTGGAGTTCGAGGACACCCCGGCGGCTGCCGCCTCGATCGGGCAGGTGCACCGGGCGGTGTGGCACGACGGCCGGGAGGTCGCCGTGAAGGTGCAGTATCCCGGCGCGGGCGAGGCCCTGCTCTCCGACCTCTCCCAGCTCAGCCGCTTCGCCCGGCTGCTCGGCCCGCTGGTTCCGGGGATGGACATCAAGCCGCTGATCAAGGAGCTGCGGGACCGGGTGTCGGAGGAGCTGGACTACGAGCTGGAGGCGCGCGCGCAGCAGGAGCACGCGGCGGAGTTCGAGGGCGACCCGGATGTGGTGATCCCTCAGGTGGTGCACCAGTCCGACCAGGTGCTGGTGACGGAGTGGATCGACGGGATCCCGCTCTCCGAGGTCATCGCGGAGGGTACGGAGGAGCAGCGGGACCGTGCGGGGCAGTTGCTGGCCCGCTTCCTCTTCTCCGGTCCGGCGCGCACGGGCCTGCTGCACGCCGACCCGCATCCGGGAAACTTCCGGCTGCTGCCCCCTGCTGCGGAGGACGCGGAACTCACGGAGGACGCGGAGCTCACGGAGGAGGACGGCGGTCCGATCCGGTCGTGGCGGCTGGGGGTGCTGGACTTCGGCACGGTCGACCGGCTGCCGGGCGGGCTGCCGCGGAACATCGGCGACTCCCTGCGGCTGACGCTGGAGGGCGACGCGGCGGGGGTGTACGGCCTGCTGCGCGAAGAGGGCTTCGTGAAGGAGTCGATCGATCTGGACCCGGACGCCGTGCTCGACTACCTGCTCCCGATCATCGAGCCCACGCAGGTGGAGGAGTTCACCTTCAGCCGGGGCTGGATCCGCGAACAGGCGGCCCGGATAGCCGATCCGCGCTCCCCCGCCCATCAGCTGGGCCGGCAGCTGAATCTCCCGCCGTCCTACGTCCTCATACACCGGGTCACGCTCAGCACGATCGGAGTGCTGTGCCAGTTGGGCGCGACGGTCCGGCTGCGCGACGAGCTCGACGCGTGGCTGCCGGGGTTCCTCGCGGAGGACGCCGAGGACGCCGAGGCGGAGGGGACGGAGTACGTCGAGGAGGAGGGCGAGCAGGAAGGGGAGCCCGTCCAGGCGTGA